One Alkaliphilus sp. B6464 genomic window carries:
- a CDS encoding ABC transporter ATP-binding protein, translated as MAELIKENMDLVVVKNLKKYFPIKGGFLKRTVGHVRAVEDISFTIKKGETLGIVGESGCGKSTTGRTLLKLLEKTDGEVYYKGSEIFSLPKEELIKLRTKMQIVFQDPYSSLNPRLTVAQIVGEALVEHGLAKKGKEVNDRVSEIIEKCGLAPYHIRRYPHEFSGGQRQRIGIARALALNPEFIVCDEPVSALDVSIQSQVINLLMDLQEDMGLTYLFISHDLSVVKHISDRIGVMYLGSLVELAPKDELYKQPLHPYTQALLSAIPIADPTMKRNRIILKGDIPSPANPPSGCRFHTRCPHAMERCKEEVPEFREVATEHFVACHLL; from the coding sequence ATGGCAGAACTAATAAAGGAAAATATGGACTTAGTCGTAGTTAAAAATTTAAAAAAGTATTTTCCGATAAAAGGTGGGTTTTTAAAACGAACAGTTGGTCATGTTCGTGCTGTTGAAGACATATCCTTCACCATTAAAAAGGGAGAGACTTTAGGTATTGTAGGTGAGTCAGGCTGTGGTAAGTCGACAACTGGTCGTACACTCCTAAAACTCCTAGAAAAAACTGATGGTGAAGTTTACTATAAAGGAAGTGAAATTTTCAGTCTTCCAAAAGAGGAATTAATTAAACTTCGTACTAAAATGCAGATCGTATTCCAAGATCCATATAGCTCCTTAAACCCACGTTTGACCGTTGCTCAAATTGTAGGAGAAGCTTTAGTCGAACATGGATTAGCTAAAAAGGGGAAGGAAGTAAACGATAGGGTTAGTGAAATTATAGAAAAATGTGGTTTGGCACCCTATCATATAAGAAGATATCCACATGAATTTAGTGGGGGCCAAAGACAGCGTATTGGTATAGCGAGGGCATTAGCACTAAATCCAGAATTTATAGTGTGCGATGAACCAGTCTCTGCGCTTGACGTTTCTATACAATCACAGGTTATAAACTTACTGATGGATCTTCAGGAAGATATGGGGCTAACATATTTATTCATTTCTCATGACCTTAGTGTTGTAAAACACATCAGTGACAGAATTGGTGTAATGTACTTAGGTAGCTTAGTGGAATTAGCACCAAAAGACGAACTATATAAGCAGCCACTACATCCATATACACAGGCGCTATTATCTGCTATTCCTATTGCAGATCCAACGATGAAGAGGAATAGAATTATTTTAAAAGGTGATATACCTAGCCCTGCAAATCCACCAAGTGGGTGTAGATTCCATACTAGATGTCCCCATGCAATGGAAAGATGTAAAGAAGAGGTTCCTGAGTTTAGAGAGGTAGCTACGGAACATTTTGTAGCTTGTCATTTGCTATAA
- the opp4C gene encoding oligopeptide ABC transporter permease, which translates to MISEKKQKIDINKGKNLATESTVIGPWKIMWKRLRRNKLAMLGLIVITIMAIAAIFAPFLTPYGRDAVNLVNSNAKPGSEHLLGTDSLGRDIFTRLLYGGRISLTVGFVSTGIRIVLGVLLGGIAGYYGKSVDNVIMRVADVFACLPFLPIAITIVAMLKPSIYNIMLVIGVLGWPGIARIVRAEILSLREREFMEAATALGISDFRKIVAHLLPNTMASVIVSATIGIAGAILTESSLSFLGLGVAPPIPSWGNMLTDAKSQYVLKYRWWQWIPPGLAIFVTVMSLNLLGDGLRDALDPRLKQ; encoded by the coding sequence ATGATAAGTGAAAAAAAACAAAAAATAGATATTAATAAAGGAAAAAACTTAGCTACAGAAAGTACTGTAATAGGCCCGTGGAAAATAATGTGGAAACGACTTAGGAGAAATAAATTAGCTATGTTAGGACTAATAGTAATAACAATAATGGCTATTGCAGCTATATTTGCACCATTTTTAACTCCCTATGGACGTGATGCTGTTAATCTTGTTAATTCAAATGCAAAACCTGGTAGCGAACATCTTTTAGGTACAGATTCACTAGGACGAGATATTTTCACAAGATTATTATATGGTGGTAGAATCTCCCTAACTGTAGGATTTGTTTCAACAGGAATAAGGATAGTTCTGGGTGTTTTATTAGGAGGTATAGCTGGATACTATGGCAAAAGTGTAGATAATGTAATTATGAGAGTTGCAGACGTTTTTGCTTGTTTGCCATTTTTGCCTATAGCTATTACGATTGTTGCTATGCTTAAGCCGAGTATTTATAATATTATGCTCGTAATAGGTGTTTTAGGTTGGCCAGGTATTGCCAGAATAGTAAGGGCAGAAATTCTGTCTTTAAGAGAAAGAGAATTTATGGAAGCTGCTACAGCACTTGGTATTAGCGATTTTAGAAAAATTGTAGCTCATCTTCTGCCAAATACTATGGCATCTGTAATAGTTTCTGCTACTATAGGAATTGCAGGAGCTATATTAACGGAATCCTCCCTAAGTTTCTTAGGTCTAGGTGTAGCTCCGCCAATACCATCTTGGGGTAATATGTTAACCGATGCTAAAAGTCAATATGTACTTAAATATCGTTGGTGGCAATGGATACCACCAGGACTTGCAATATTTGTAACCGTTATGAGCTTGAATTTACTAGGGGATGGATTAAGAGATGCACTAGATCCAAGACTAAAACAATAG
- a CDS encoding ABC transporter substrate-binding protein, translating into MLKKSVVLLLIFAMVVSTFLIGCTPKEPAAVEPGPGNEVTEEPGAVYPGAERGNVLTVGGTSPQGIFNPLTSSTTYDRYIYELIFDPLLQVEPSGALTTDGALAKEYKVSDDGLVYTFHLREGIKWHDGTEVTADDVVFSYNTILAPDYKGKLYIAGIQSIVGAKDVKDGKAEVAEGIKALDKYTVEVIVEKAMSVTLRQIANFYPVPKHYYEKANAEEMAALDRDPLGNGAFKLKKYEVEQYVELEPNKDYWQGAPKLDGIIWKVVANENELAEFEVGSVDAVNFENAKENYEVIEGYKHSELINNWNNGYAYAAFNFTNPIFQDKLVRQALVYGLDRHGFVQSFFGDLGGQVAHTPISPVSWAYPDLSQLNEYKYNPEKAGELLDQAGWTMGNDGFRYKDGKKLAFKWTSYNEAEWSTKVSALAAENWKQIGVDCEIVLMDFNSLSELTSDPGNKGKWDITNAAWGLTADPDMYSTFSKTTLPPGNNKGYFQNDKIEELMVKGQTEFDEAKRKDIYLELAKEFNEELPYIFVYVRMNPWLVNKRVKNFNPTEFTQWSTNSHLIEIVQ; encoded by the coding sequence ATGTTGAAAAAAAGTGTTGTATTATTATTGATTTTCGCAATGGTAGTATCTACATTCCTTATAGGTTGTACACCTAAGGAACCGGCTGCGGTTGAACCGGGCCCAGGAAATGAAGTGACAGAAGAACCAGGTGCAGTTTATCCAGGTGCTGAAAGAGGTAATGTGTTAACAGTAGGTGGAACAAGCCCGCAGGGTATATTTAACCCACTTACATCTAGTACGACATATGATCGATACATATACGAATTAATATTTGATCCATTACTACAAGTTGAGCCAAGTGGAGCTTTAACTACAGATGGTGCTTTAGCTAAGGAATATAAAGTATCTGATGATGGATTAGTTTATACTTTCCATTTACGAGAAGGTATAAAATGGCATGACGGAACTGAAGTAACTGCTGATGATGTTGTATTCAGCTATAACACAATATTAGCACCAGATTATAAAGGTAAACTATATATCGCAGGAATACAAAGTATAGTTGGTGCTAAGGATGTAAAAGATGGAAAAGCAGAAGTTGCAGAAGGTATAAAGGCATTAGATAAATATACAGTTGAAGTTATTGTAGAAAAAGCTATGTCAGTTACATTAAGACAAATAGCAAATTTTTACCCAGTACCAAAACACTATTATGAAAAAGCAAATGCAGAGGAAATGGCAGCTTTAGACCGTGATCCATTAGGAAATGGAGCATTTAAATTAAAGAAATATGAAGTTGAGCAATATGTGGAGTTAGAGCCTAACAAAGATTACTGGCAAGGTGCTCCAAAACTTGATGGTATTATATGGAAAGTAGTTGCTAACGAAAACGAATTAGCAGAGTTTGAAGTCGGTTCTGTAGATGCTGTAAACTTTGAAAACGCTAAGGAAAACTACGAGGTTATAGAAGGTTATAAACATTCAGAATTAATTAACAACTGGAATAACGGCTATGCATATGCTGCATTTAACTTTACAAACCCAATTTTCCAAGACAAATTAGTTAGGCAAGCCCTTGTTTATGGACTAGATAGACATGGATTTGTTCAGTCCTTCTTTGGTGACTTGGGTGGTCAAGTTGCCCATACTCCAATTTCACCAGTATCCTGGGCATATCCAGACCTAAGCCAATTAAACGAATATAAATATAATCCAGAAAAAGCTGGCGAATTATTAGATCAAGCTGGCTGGACAATGGGTAACGATGGATTTAGATACAAAGATGGAAAGAAATTAGCATTTAAATGGACATCTTACAATGAGGCAGAATGGTCTACAAAGGTTAGTGCTCTAGCGGCAGAAAACTGGAAGCAAATCGGTGTAGATTGTGAAATCGTTTTAATGGACTTTAACTCTTTATCGGAGTTAACAAGTGATCCAGGTAATAAAGGGAAGTGGGATATTACTAATGCGGCTTGGGGATTAACTGCAGACCCAGATATGTATTCTACTTTCAGTAAGACTACATTACCTCCAGGAAACAACAAAGGATATTTCCAAAATGATAAAATTGAAGAATTAATGGTTAAAGGTCAAACTGAATTTGATGAAGCAAAGCGTAAAGATATTTACTTAGAGCTTGCTAAAGAATTTAACGAAGAACTACCATATATATTCGTTTATGTAAGAATGAACCCATGGTTAGTAAACAAGAGAGTTAAAAACTTTAATCCTACAGAGTTCACTCAATGGTCAACAAATTCTCATTTAATCGAAATTGTTCAATAA
- a CDS encoding ABC transporter ATP-binding protein, whose translation MKNLLEVKNLKTHFYTEDGVVPAVNGVDFNLKPGQTLGIVGESGCGKSITSMSIMRLIPTPPGKIVDGEIIFDDKNIVELSESEMRRIRGNDIAMIFQEPMTSLNPVFTIGSQIMEAIMLHQNMDKKAAREKCIEMLKIVGIPRAEEVVDDYPHQFSGGMRQRAMIAMALSCNPKLLIADEPTTALDVTIQAQIIELMKELKEKLNTAIMLITHDLGVVAEMADHVIVMYAGRVVEEAEVVDLFKKPKHPYTVGLMKSKPSLEGGAKRLDVIPGSVPNPLAMPEGCSFHPRCSHAMEICQSKVPELKSIDTGRKVRCWLYDNEGEVE comes from the coding sequence ATGAAAAATTTATTGGAAGTAAAAAACTTAAAGACCCACTTTTATACAGAGGACGGAGTTGTACCAGCTGTAAATGGTGTTGATTTCAATTTAAAGCCAGGTCAAACTTTAGGAATAGTTGGAGAGTCAGGATGTGGAAAAAGTATTACTTCAATGTCTATTATGAGACTTATCCCAACACCTCCAGGAAAAATTGTTGATGGAGAAATTATATTTGATGATAAAAATATAGTAGAATTATCAGAATCAGAAATGCGAAGAATTAGGGGAAATGATATTGCAATGATTTTTCAAGAGCCAATGACTTCATTAAACCCTGTATTTACAATTGGAAGTCAAATCATGGAAGCTATAATGCTTCATCAAAATATGGATAAAAAAGCCGCACGTGAAAAGTGCATTGAAATGTTAAAAATTGTTGGTATACCAAGAGCAGAAGAAGTTGTGGATGATTATCCCCATCAATTTAGTGGTGGTATGAGGCAAAGAGCAATGATAGCCATGGCATTGTCATGTAATCCAAAACTTTTAATTGCTGATGAGCCAACCACTGCTTTAGACGTTACTATTCAAGCTCAGATTATAGAGTTAATGAAAGAATTAAAAGAGAAGCTAAACACTGCGATAATGTTAATAACCCATGACTTAGGAGTTGTGGCAGAAATGGCAGATCATGTTATAGTCATGTATGCTGGAAGAGTAGTAGAAGAAGCTGAAGTAGTAGATTTATTTAAGAAGCCAAAACATCCTTATACAGTTGGACTAATGAAATCAAAACCAAGCTTAGAAGGTGGAGCAAAGAGATTAGATGTAATACCAGGTAGTGTACCAAATCCTTTAGCTATGCCAGAAGGGTGTTCATTCCATCCAAGATGTAGTCATGCAATGGAAATATGCCAAAGTAAAGTTCCAGAATTAAAGTCTATAGACACAGGGCGTAAAGTTCGTTGCTGGTTATATGATAATGAAGGAGAGGTGGAATAG
- a CDS encoding M28 family metallopeptidase, which translates to MKNVYLKLIFLLLFVLVFTTGYAIGQPIKANIEEVNIKSHIDILTSAKYEGRLIGTKGNEKTVEYIENHFKSIGLHSFIEEGYKKEFETVSFEWIGSPRFNVINNNGDIVDSYEERKDFTIRLDNMSMGGSFKGNITHVINPKELIESSDKFKDKAILINYEDDSIKKLGLSQEEVDDRLYYIGKTSVIIYPETHPIKEPNINLGYKNKWLPTKGFIKIGVNDGTYEKLISYTNEGYKLDIHVPISFNTVLSNNIYGFIPGSSYPNGNYIIIATSIDGLGMNCKKEQYLGASDNATSTSLMLELARVLAAKDEKIDSTIVFAGFNGKHIGSVGIMEYLRDLLVPPEKTEIIYLDNVSAPEESILKIATFLNPRVNRLVGKKVLNQFDNISNQLEISHELDDSYVDGEHILFRNSGIVASILTYNNNENIGTTLNTVSNINLSKIKEVGILINNYIEYYGNKHLLLEVAYIFMATWWLIPIGAVLVLLKCYISNKSKQNKLGLWLNSKPIITTYLLMSFFITVLIMQTKHNISEITGLLMQDVNVTSISLGYMLANNIFSTLPMIVYLSIVLLLIILIITILHYFSKKFNKTSYLLFVSLVTYIVFMKGFNNFYDYRYSIIYPKLLSFYNSQYIVILLILLFSLFVTWIFNKETQTKNYLKLTIMFLTVFIILTTFTYSPYVISKEVINLKSTDSRLKL; encoded by the coding sequence TTGAAAAATGTATATTTAAAATTAATTTTTCTCTTATTATTTGTTTTAGTCTTTACAACTGGCTATGCTATTGGGCAGCCAATAAAAGCAAATATTGAGGAAGTTAATATTAAATCCCATATAGATATATTGACCTCAGCAAAATACGAAGGAAGATTAATTGGTACTAAAGGTAATGAAAAAACCGTGGAGTATATAGAAAATCACTTTAAATCCATTGGATTACATAGTTTTATTGAAGAAGGATATAAAAAAGAATTTGAAACAGTTAGTTTTGAATGGATTGGATCACCAAGGTTTAACGTAATTAATAACAATGGAGATATAGTTGATTCATATGAAGAAAGGAAAGACTTTACAATTAGATTAGATAATATGAGTATGGGAGGGAGCTTTAAAGGAAATATAACACATGTTATTAATCCTAAAGAACTTATTGAATCTAGTGATAAATTTAAAGATAAAGCTATTCTTATTAACTATGAAGATGATAGCATAAAAAAGCTAGGACTTAGTCAAGAAGAAGTAGATGACAGATTATACTATATAGGAAAAACTAGCGTAATTATTTATCCAGAAACTCATCCCATTAAAGAACCAAATATTAACTTAGGATATAAAAACAAATGGCTTCCAACTAAAGGATTTATTAAAATTGGTGTAAATGATGGGACGTATGAGAAATTAATCTCTTATACAAATGAAGGATATAAGCTTGATATACATGTGCCGATTTCTTTTAATACAGTCTTATCTAATAATATTTATGGATTTATACCAGGGTCTAGTTATCCTAATGGTAATTATATTATAATAGCAACCTCTATAGATGGCTTAGGAATGAATTGCAAAAAGGAACAATATCTAGGAGCGTCGGATAATGCTACATCTACCTCTTTAATGCTTGAACTAGCCCGTGTACTTGCAGCTAAAGATGAAAAGATAGATTCTACCATTGTATTTGCAGGGTTTAATGGTAAACACATTGGATCTGTAGGGATTATGGAGTATTTAAGAGATCTTCTAGTTCCACCAGAGAAAACTGAAATAATTTATTTAGATAATGTATCTGCACCAGAAGAGAGTATATTAAAAATTGCTACATTTTTAAATCCAAGGGTTAATAGATTAGTAGGGAAGAAGGTATTAAATCAATTTGATAATATTAGTAATCAATTAGAAATTTCACATGAGTTAGATGATAGTTATGTGGATGGAGAACATATCTTATTTAGAAATTCTGGCATTGTAGCTTCAATACTTACTTATAATAATAATGAAAATATTGGTACAACTTTAAATACTGTTAGCAATATTAATCTATCTAAGATCAAAGAAGTCGGTATTTTAATCAATAACTATATTGAATATTATGGGAATAAACATTTACTTTTAGAAGTAGCTTATATTTTTATGGCTACATGGTGGTTAATTCCTATTGGAGCTGTATTAGTGCTTTTAAAATGCTATATATCAAATAAATCTAAACAAAATAAACTAGGATTATGGTTAAATTCTAAACCGATTATAACTACATATTTATTGATGTCGTTTTTCATTACTGTTTTAATCATGCAAACTAAGCATAATATAAGTGAAATTACAGGACTGCTTATGCAAGATGTTAATGTTACGTCAATTTCCTTGGGTTATATGTTAGCTAATAATATTTTTTCTACCTTACCTATGATAGTCTATTTAAGTATTGTTTTACTATTGATTATTTTAATCATAACTATATTACATTATTTTTCAAAGAAATTTAATAAGACCAGTTACTTATTATTTGTGTCATTAGTCACTTACATTGTATTTATGAAGGGATTTAATAATTTTTATGACTATAGATACTCTATTATTTATCCTAAACTACTATCTTTTTATAACTCCCAATATATAGTTATTCTATTAATTCTATTATTTTCTTTGTTTGTAACTTGGATATTTAATAAAGAGACTCAGACAAAGAACTATTTAAAATTGACAATTATGTTTCTAACAGTATTTATCATATTAACAACTTTTACATATAGTCCTTATGTTATTTCAAAGGAAGTAATAAACTTAAAATCAACAGATAGTAGATTAAAGCTATAA
- a CDS encoding ABC transporter permease, with translation MGKFIVRRLLQQIPILIGVSILLFSIFQLAPGSPLASFYSDPNMTVEQLQRLEEAYGLNKSGPEQYIDYISNMLKGNFGNSIQLKQPVAKLIGERMWATFYISFVSLIISLIIAVPIGVISATKQYSIFDYGGTVFALIGISIPTFFFALLLIKWFAIDIRWFPISGLVTPGMPLSFRTNFPDILKHSILPLVVLSLSGAGSFMRYTRSSMLEVIRQDYVRTARAKGLREKVVIYKHALRNALIPVITLLGFSLPTLFSGALMTEMVFVLPGIGKLQHQAVLQRDYPLMMGINMFLAIFTLFGNLVADISYAFVDPRIRVD, from the coding sequence ATGGGTAAGTTTATTGTAAGAAGATTACTACAGCAAATTCCAATCTTGATTGGAGTTAGTATTCTGCTTTTTTCTATATTTCAGTTAGCTCCAGGGTCTCCCCTAGCATCATTTTATTCAGATCCAAACATGACTGTAGAGCAACTTCAAAGATTAGAAGAAGCCTATGGACTCAACAAATCTGGACCAGAACAATATATAGATTACATTAGTAATATGCTAAAAGGGAACTTTGGTAATTCAATTCAATTAAAACAGCCTGTTGCAAAGCTAATAGGCGAAAGAATGTGGGCAACATTTTATATTTCTTTTGTATCATTAATAATAAGTTTAATAATAGCTGTACCTATTGGAGTAATTTCGGCAACAAAACAGTATTCAATCTTTGATTATGGTGGTACTGTATTTGCCTTAATTGGAATATCTATCCCAACATTTTTCTTTGCATTACTTTTAATTAAATGGTTTGCTATTGATATTCGATGGTTTCCTATATCGGGTTTAGTGACTCCTGGTATGCCACTATCATTTAGGACAAACTTTCCGGACATACTTAAACATAGTATATTGCCTTTGGTAGTTCTTAGTTTAAGTGGTGCAGGAAGTTTTATGAGATATACAAGATCTAGTATGCTAGAAGTAATTAGACAAGATTATGTACGTACAGCAAGAGCTAAGGGCTTAAGGGAAAAGGTTGTAATATATAAACATGCTTTAAGAAATGCTTTAATACCTGTAATTACACTTCTAGGATTTTCTCTACCTACCCTATTTTCAGGCGCATTAATGACTGAAATGGTATTCGTACTTCCTGGTATAGGTAAACTTCAACATCAGGCAGTACTGCAAAGGGACTATCCACTAATGATGGGGATAAATATGTTTTTAGCTATTTTTACTTTATTTGGCAACCTAGTAGCAGACATATCCTATGCATTTGTAGACCCTAGAATAAGAGTAGATTAA
- a CDS encoding NUDIX hydrolase, whose translation MDIKLIKETIKSKKPVILDIMYESAVIVPIIKVDGDYHILFQVRSFSLNTQPGEICFPGGRLEDNEDAFSCAIRETSEELNISKDNIEILGELDYLVTPFNMAIYSFCGILNDVQFNSIEYNKDEVSSIFSVPIKELLKQEPQVSNMTIHTEPIDNFPFQLVQNGKAYDWKSGIYPVYFYKYKDHIIWGITAKILKGFLDTFK comes from the coding sequence ATGGATATTAAATTGATTAAAGAAACAATAAAAAGCAAGAAACCTGTTATTCTAGATATTATGTATGAATCTGCAGTTATTGTTCCAATAATTAAAGTGGATGGAGACTATCATATTCTTTTCCAAGTTCGATCCTTTTCGCTTAATACCCAACCAGGTGAAATATGTTTTCCAGGAGGTAGATTAGAAGATAATGAAGATGCATTTAGTTGCGCTATACGGGAAACATCTGAAGAACTAAATATTTCTAAAGACAATATTGAAATTTTAGGTGAGCTAGACTACTTAGTAACTCCATTTAATATGGCTATATATTCATTTTGTGGAATTCTTAATGATGTTCAATTTAATTCTATTGAATATAACAAAGATGAAGTTTCTTCTATATTTTCTGTACCTATAAAGGAGTTGTTAAAACAAGAGCCTCAAGTAAGTAACATGACAATCCACACTGAGCCCATAGACAATTTTCCATTCCAGTTAGTGCAAAATGGAAAAGCATATGATTGGAAGTCAGGTATATACCCAGTTTATTTTTATAAGTACAAAGATCATATCATATGGGGAATTACTGCTAAAATATTAAAAGGTTTTTTAGATACATTTAAATAA